A window of the Desulfobacula toluolica Tol2 genome harbors these coding sequences:
- a CDS encoding helix-turn-helix transcriptional regulator, whose translation MGELFSTKEIAKFLNVNEKMVYSLIAEKGLPASKVTGKWIFPINLVRQWVELGTENYPQLAKLPPYHGLVLIAGSNDLLLDKIISTFNIKHEDHMAMFGIAGSMGGLKALKQNLCHIASSHLVADNEDYNFPFLKDEMDQMPAVVNFCLREQGIIVQKSNPKNIRSANDLCNKDIKIINRQLGTGTRQLFDRELKKSGINIESINGYDNTVARHMDVGLEILMKKADAGPGIRPVASILGLDFIPVCKERFDLLITKERFFDKGVQLFLSLLKGKVIQNTAKQYGGYDLSMTGKMIYPETDPESE comes from the coding sequence ATGGGTGAACTTTTTTCAACAAAAGAAATTGCAAAATTTTTAAATGTAAATGAGAAAATGGTATATTCCCTCATTGCGGAAAAAGGCCTGCCTGCTTCTAAAGTAACTGGAAAATGGATTTTTCCTATAAACCTTGTTCGTCAATGGGTGGAACTGGGAACGGAAAATTACCCGCAACTTGCCAAACTTCCCCCTTATCACGGGCTTGTTCTTATTGCCGGCAGCAATGACTTGTTGCTGGACAAAATTATTTCAACTTTTAATATAAAGCACGAAGACCATATGGCCATGTTCGGCATTGCAGGTTCCATGGGAGGGTTAAAAGCCTTAAAGCAGAATCTTTGCCATATTGCCTCAAGCCATCTTGTCGCAGACAATGAAGATTATAATTTTCCATTTTTAAAAGATGAAATGGATCAGATGCCGGCTGTTGTAAATTTTTGTTTAAGAGAGCAGGGTATTATTGTCCAAAAATCAAATCCCAAAAATATCCGGTCTGCAAACGACCTTTGCAACAAAGATATCAAAATCATCAATCGTCAGTTGGGGACTGGAACCCGGCAGCTTTTTGACAGGGAACTGAAAAAATCAGGGATAAACATTGAATCCATAAACGGGTATGATAACACCGTGGCAAGGCACATGGATGTAGGTTTGGAAATCCTCATGAAAAAAGCAGATGCAGGTCCGGGCATCAGACCGGTTGCCAGTATCCTGGGGCTTGATTTCATTCCTGTCTGCAAGGAACGATTTGATTTGCTAATCACCAAGGAACGGTTCTTTGACAAAGGAGTTCAACTTTTTCTATCTCTTTTAAAAGGAAAGGTGATTCAGAACACTGCCAAACAATACGGTGGATATGATTTGTCAATGACCGGTAAAATGATTTATCCTGAGACAGACCCTGAATCTGAATAA
- a CDS encoding sigma-54 interaction domain-containing protein has translation MDEHEMNTFWKKIVNTINDGLMFIGPEGSILMVNKAFETLTGYTSKEAIGMSCSMLGCDACEQTLQTSKQSVWCKLFEEDQQDMKKCRCLIKCKDGSFLPVLKNASVLWDENRLVMGVVETLTDISELTKLDEKIHIFSRQYDSESDFLGLVGKSPQMQFIFDMIRKTAESTAPVIILGESGTGKELVANAIHLSGTRKSGPFIQLNCAALNEAVLESELFGHAKGSFTGAYNNRIGRFEAANHGDFFLDEIGDIPLPIQTKLLRVLESGKFERVGDILPIKADVRIITATNKNLEELIEQKKFRQDLFFRINVIPIHLPPLRERKEDIPVLLNCFIRNLNIKTGKTIHGLSHEAMENIMDYHWPGNIRELKNSMEYAFVITEGSSIQLEHLPKKISASQNTPSSPVKELIKNQALPNEKKQLIEALKQTKGNQTKAAKLLKINRVTVWNRMRKYGLDLKKVLSV, from the coding sequence ATGGATGAACATGAAATGAACACCTTCTGGAAAAAAATTGTTAACACAATAAATGACGGGCTTATGTTTATCGGCCCTGAAGGGTCTATTTTGATGGTCAACAAAGCTTTTGAAACCCTTACCGGGTACACTTCAAAAGAGGCTATCGGCATGTCCTGCAGTATGTTGGGCTGTGATGCCTGTGAGCAGACCCTGCAAACAAGTAAGCAATCTGTATGGTGCAAATTATTTGAAGAAGATCAACAGGATATGAAAAAATGCCGATGTCTTATCAAATGCAAAGACGGAAGTTTTTTGCCGGTTTTAAAAAACGCCTCCGTACTTTGGGATGAAAACCGTTTGGTGATGGGTGTTGTGGAAACACTAACAGACATATCTGAACTGACAAAACTGGATGAAAAAATCCATATCTTTTCCAGGCAATATGACAGTGAAAGCGATTTTTTAGGGCTTGTGGGCAAATCGCCTCAAATGCAGTTCATATTTGACATGATTAGAAAAACTGCCGAAAGCACCGCACCCGTAATTATTCTGGGTGAGAGCGGAACCGGAAAAGAACTGGTGGCAAATGCCATTCATTTGTCCGGCACAAGAAAAAGTGGCCCTTTTATTCAACTCAATTGTGCAGCATTAAATGAAGCCGTTCTTGAAAGCGAGTTGTTCGGTCATGCCAAAGGTTCGTTCACAGGTGCTTATAATAACCGAATCGGCCGATTTGAAGCTGCCAACCATGGCGATTTTTTCTTGGATGAAATAGGTGATATTCCCCTGCCCATACAGACCAAATTATTAAGGGTTCTTGAGTCAGGCAAGTTTGAAAGAGTAGGAGACATTTTACCCATTAAGGCTGATGTGCGAATTATTACTGCTACAAACAAAAATCTTGAAGAATTGATCGAACAAAAGAAATTCAGACAAGATTTGTTTTTCAGAATAAATGTGATTCCGATACATCTGCCGCCTTTAAGAGAACGAAAAGAAGACATTCCTGTCCTGCTCAATTGCTTTATTCGCAATTTAAACATAAAAACCGGAAAAACAATTCACGGCTTGAGCCATGAAGCCATGGAAAACATTATGGATTACCACTGGCCGGGTAATATCAGGGAACTTAAAAATTCAATGGAGTATGCGTTTGTTATCACGGAAGGGTCCAGTATCCAATTAGAGCATTTGCCTAAAAAAATCAGTGCATCACAAAACACACCTTCCTCTCCGGTTAAGGAATTGATAAAAAATCAGGCCCTGCCCAATGAAAAAAAGCAATTAATCGAAGCACTCAAACAGACAAAAGGGAACCAGACAAAAGCGGCAAAACTTCTTAAGATCAACAGGGTAACGGTCTGGAACCGCATGAGAAAATATGGACTTGATCTTAAAAAAGTTTTGTCAGTATAA
- the panC gene encoding pantoate--beta-alanine ligase, whose protein sequence is MDILKIKSEMQEWSKNKKKESKTICFVPTMGYLHQGHISLMEKGAPLCDELVLSIFVNPTQFGPNEDLDSYPSNIENDLSLAKKAGATAVFLPNKENIYPENYQTEIRLKYLPDHLCGKFRPVHFTGVATVVTKLFNIVMPDMAVFGQKDYQQLQIIRQLTLDLDFDIKIIAGDIIREKDGLAMSSRNAYLSKSQRASALSLWQSLNLAKELIAKGEKDSGKIKHKMETFFKTFSQTTPEYICFCDPQTLDHVDSIENQVLLALAVKIGKTRLIDNALIDPSR, encoded by the coding sequence GTGGATATTTTAAAAATAAAATCTGAAATGCAGGAATGGTCAAAAAACAAAAAAAAAGAATCAAAAACCATATGCTTTGTCCCTACCATGGGATATTTGCACCAGGGACACATCTCCCTGATGGAAAAAGGTGCTCCATTGTGTGATGAGCTGGTACTCAGCATCTTTGTAAATCCGACTCAATTCGGACCCAATGAAGACTTGGATTCTTATCCTTCCAATATTGAAAATGATTTGTCACTTGCAAAAAAAGCGGGTGCAACAGCGGTTTTTCTGCCCAACAAAGAAAATATCTATCCTGAAAATTATCAGACTGAAATACGGCTCAAATATCTTCCCGATCATTTATGCGGAAAATTCAGGCCGGTCCATTTTACAGGAGTTGCAACCGTGGTCACTAAATTGTTTAACATTGTTATGCCGGATATGGCTGTATTCGGACAAAAAGATTATCAGCAGCTTCAGATTATTCGACAATTAACGCTTGATCTGGATTTTGACATCAAGATCATAGCAGGCGATATCATACGTGAAAAAGATGGTCTTGCAATGAGTTCGCGCAATGCATATCTTTCCAAATCTCAAAGGGCATCAGCCTTAAGCCTCTGGCAATCATTGAACCTGGCAAAAGAATTGATTGCCAAGGGAGAAAAAGATTCCGGGAAAATCAAACATAAGATGGAAACTTTTTTTAAAACATTTTCACAAACAACTCCAGAGTATATCTGCTTTTGTGATCCCCAAACCCTTGATCATGTTGACAGTATTGAAAATCAGGTTTTATTGGCGTTGGCCGTGAAAATCGGAAAAACAAGGTTAATTGATAATGCCCTTATTGATCCTTCACGATAA
- the alr gene encoding alanine racemase, with product MEYPLVKACIDLDAIQHNVQHLKQMIPGQSKFMAVVKANAYGHGAIRVAQKALKSGADWLGIARLNEAVELREAGIQAPILMFGYIHPSQVRVAVDLDLVITVYEFEMAQQLSREARRSNKYVKAHLKVDTGMGRVGMIIDKTDKKPSCQAAEKQREIKQSARKKAVKEIKKILRLPGIDLNGIYTHFAAADSKDKTYTQMQIDLFTSLLEDLRKEAVDLEVCHAANSAGIIRFARSHFDMVRAGISLYGLYPSFEVDQSKVALVPAMSLTSIVTAVRNVPKGFYVSYGRTHKTQKPTRLASIPVGYADGFSRLFSSNGTMLVKGYKAPIVGRVCMDQTMIDVGDIPDVKTGDEVVLIGSQGNKTISADELAKKINTINYEIVSALTSRVERIYSDSGSVSG from the coding sequence ATGGAATATCCTCTTGTAAAAGCCTGTATTGACCTTGATGCAATTCAACACAATGTTCAACATCTAAAACAGATGATACCCGGGCAGTCTAAATTCATGGCAGTTGTCAAAGCTAATGCTTATGGACACGGCGCAATAAGGGTTGCACAAAAAGCCTTGAAAAGTGGTGCCGACTGGCTGGGTATTGCCAGGCTCAATGAGGCTGTTGAACTAAGAGAGGCCGGTATCCAGGCCCCCATACTGATGTTCGGATATATCCATCCGTCACAGGTTAGAGTGGCTGTCGACCTTGATCTGGTGATAACGGTTTATGAATTTGAGATGGCCCAACAGTTGTCCAGGGAGGCCAGGCGGTCAAACAAATATGTTAAAGCCCATTTGAAAGTGGATACCGGTATGGGTCGGGTCGGCATGATTATTGATAAAACTGATAAAAAGCCGTCATGTCAAGCAGCAGAAAAGCAAAGAGAAATAAAGCAATCTGCAAGAAAAAAAGCGGTAAAAGAAATTAAAAAAATTTTAAGATTGCCGGGTATTGATCTCAACGGGATTTATACTCATTTTGCCGCTGCCGACAGCAAGGATAAAACTTATACACAAATGCAGATAGATCTGTTTACATCTTTACTGGAGGATTTAAGAAAAGAGGCAGTGGATCTTGAAGTGTGCCATGCGGCCAACAGTGCCGGTATTATTAGATTTGCCCGGTCTCATTTTGATATGGTGAGAGCTGGAATTTCTCTTTACGGACTCTATCCGTCTTTTGAGGTTGACCAATCAAAGGTGGCACTTGTACCTGCCATGTCATTAACCTCCATTGTGACGGCGGTCAGAAATGTTCCCAAAGGCTTTTATGTCAGTTACGGAAGAACCCATAAAACCCAAAAGCCTACACGCCTTGCATCAATACCTGTAGGCTATGCAGACGGTTTTTCAAGACTGTTTTCATCCAATGGCACCATGCTTGTGAAAGGATACAAGGCACCAATTGTAGGAAGGGTCTGCATGGATCAGACCATGATTGATGTGGGAGACATACCTGATGTAAAAACAGGCGATGAAGTTGTATTGATAGGATCACAGGGCAATAAAACCATTAGTGCGGATGAGTTGGCAAAAAAGATAAATACAATCAATTATGAAATTGTGTCTGCTTTAACATCCAGAGTAGAAAGGATTTATTCAGATTCAGGGTCTGTCTCAGGATAA
- the mobB gene encoding molybdopterin-guanine dinucleotide biosynthesis protein B has product MKPKIITIVGKSNSGKTTLLEKLIACLTQRGYKIGSVKHAHDGFEMDKEGKDSWRHRKAGAKSTLVITHNKAAIIKDDTTSYIEKMKYYLSDMDIILAEGFKKQTLPKIEIFRTQSVHKKPLCMDDKNMIAFVTDSDHKPDVPIFGLEDITKIADFIESNFLKN; this is encoded by the coding sequence ATGAAACCAAAAATAATTACCATTGTAGGAAAATCAAACTCCGGCAAAACCACTCTTCTTGAAAAACTGATCGCCTGCCTTACACAACGAGGGTATAAAATAGGATCTGTAAAACATGCTCATGATGGATTTGAGATGGACAAAGAAGGCAAAGACAGCTGGCGTCACAGAAAAGCAGGTGCCAAATCGACCCTTGTGATTACTCACAATAAAGCTGCCATAATTAAAGATGACACGACAAGTTATATTGAAAAGATGAAATATTATCTTTCTGATATGGACATAATTCTGGCCGAAGGCTTCAAAAAGCAAACACTTCCGAAAATAGAAATTTTCAGGACACAAAGTGTACATAAAAAACCATTGTGTATGGATGATAAAAATATGATCGCCTTTGTTACGGATTCGGACCACAAGCCGGATGTGCCTATATTCGGACTGGAAGATATAACGAAGATAGCCGATTTTATTGAATCAAATTTTCTAAAAAATTAA
- a CDS encoding sulfurtransferase TusA family protein: protein MTSKTILDLRGVISPIDLLKCKSRLKSMEQGDLIEVMLADLEVVKDLIVIIKRSGDEILYKKKSVDCICLVIKKGSRTYTK, encoded by the coding sequence ATGACATCAAAAACAATTTTGGATCTCAGGGGGGTAATTTCTCCTATTGATCTGCTTAAATGCAAAAGTCGTCTCAAATCCATGGAACAAGGAGATCTTATAGAGGTTATGCTGGCGGATTTAGAAGTAGTAAAGGATTTGATAGTGATTATTAAACGCTCAGGAGATGAAATACTCTACAAAAAAAAGAGTGTGGATTGTATCTGCCTTGTAATAAAAAAAGGCTCAAGAACTTATACAAAATAA
- the rdgC gene encoding recombination-associated protein RdgC yields the protein MGLISSTHSVSRYHIDGKIEGSITEEVRNNLIKYSIPKIESEYDEISAGWTPVESPYNPDFEKFSFQFGTYFLFSLRIDKKSIPAKVIQKHMAIEIEKKKEESGRDFISKNEKSEIKEMVTDILMHKIPSIPNVYDVLWNYEENNLYLYTTQKAANEFFETLFLKSFNLKPIRLFPYTIVETKSNFSDPQKDRVLSLVPVTYSR from the coding sequence ATGGGATTAATTTCTTCAACACACTCTGTCAGCCGGTATCATATTGACGGAAAAATTGAGGGTTCAATAACAGAAGAAGTGCGAAATAACTTGATAAAATATTCAATTCCAAAAATAGAAAGTGAGTATGATGAAATTTCAGCCGGATGGACACCGGTTGAAAGCCCGTATAATCCTGATTTTGAAAAATTTTCTTTTCAGTTTGGAACCTATTTTCTTTTTTCTTTGAGAATTGATAAAAAATCAATTCCAGCCAAAGTGATCCAAAAACATATGGCCATTGAAATTGAAAAAAAAAAGGAAGAATCAGGAAGAGATTTTATTTCTAAAAATGAAAAATCAGAAATAAAGGAGATGGTCACAGATATTTTAATGCATAAGATACCGTCCATTCCCAATGTGTATGATGTACTCTGGAATTATGAAGAAAATAACCTTTATTTGTATACCACACAGAAAGCCGCCAATGAATTTTTTGAAACCCTGTTTTTAAAATCCTTTAATTTAAAACCCATTCGTCTGTTTCCATATACAATTGTTGAAACAAAATCAAATTTTTCAGACCCGCAAAAAGACAGGGTACTTTCACTTGTTCCCGTAACATATTCGAGGTGA
- the hybA gene encoding hydrogenase 2 operon protein HybA: protein MQFSRRNFFKFIGAAGASVTAMPSSAGAWKSKAPPDPYGCLVDLTRCVGCRKCEEACSKVNNLPVPESPNCQCTVFDTARRPDEKSYTVVNRYFTGKLDPFDKPLPTYAKVQCMHCQDPACVSACIVGALSKDETGAVRYDAAKCIGCRYCMVACPFEIPAYEYHDPITPKVMKCTFCYDKISKKDGLPGCATICPTEALTFGKRETLLTLAKKRLKENPGKYINHVYGEKEIGGTSWLYISSVPFELVNLPVLPDTPSPKLSETIQHSLFSFLWSPLALFGILGAIMYKSNNTQGKSQNKVKEGHDESKSFK, encoded by the coding sequence ATGCAATTCAGTAGACGCAATTTTTTTAAATTTATAGGAGCAGCCGGTGCTTCTGTTACTGCGATGCCCTCATCTGCAGGCGCATGGAAGTCCAAGGCGCCCCCTGATCCCTATGGATGCCTGGTGGATCTTACCAGGTGCGTTGGCTGTCGCAAATGTGAAGAGGCCTGTAGTAAGGTGAACAATTTACCTGTCCCGGAAAGCCCCAATTGTCAATGCACTGTTTTTGATACGGCAAGACGGCCTGATGAAAAATCATATACAGTTGTAAACCGCTATTTTACAGGAAAACTGGACCCTTTTGACAAGCCGCTTCCAACCTATGCCAAGGTTCAGTGCATGCATTGTCAGGACCCGGCATGTGTGTCAGCCTGTATTGTTGGTGCCCTATCCAAAGATGAGACAGGTGCTGTCAGGTATGATGCAGCAAAATGTATTGGCTGCCGGTACTGCATGGTGGCGTGTCCCTTTGAAATTCCCGCTTATGAATACCATGACCCAATAACACCCAAAGTTATGAAATGCACATTTTGCTATGATAAAATTTCTAAAAAAGACGGCCTGCCTGGATGTGCAACCATCTGTCCAACAGAAGCCCTGACATTTGGAAAAAGAGAAACGCTTTTAACACTTGCCAAAAAAAGGCTGAAAGAGAATCCCGGCAAATATATCAATCATGTGTATGGGGAAAAAGAGATCGGTGGAACATCATGGCTATATATCTCTTCTGTCCCATTTGAGCTGGTAAACCTGCCGGTATTGCCGGACACTCCGTCCCCCAAGCTTTCTGAGACAATACAGCATTCATTGTTCAGTTTTTTATGGTCGCCTCTGGCACTTTTTGGCATTCTGGGTGCCATCATGTACAAATCAAACAATACCCAGGGAAAATCGCAAAATAAAGTCAAGGAGGGGCATGATGAAAGCAAGTCCTTTAAATAA